In Lates calcarifer isolate ASB-BC8 unplaced genomic scaffold, TLL_Latcal_v3 _unitig_715_quiver_2073, whole genome shotgun sequence, the DNA window AAACACATGCTCACaaaatcctttaaaaaacacacacaaacaaattccATGGATTGAttcaactctgtgtgtgtgtaatccaGGTCTATGCTGCCAGATGTAGTGGATGACTTCAGACTGGCCAACCCCTACTCTAAAGGCCATGAAGCCATTTTCTACTCATTCTACGTCTTCTTCACCAAGTTTGCTGCTGGCATCTCCCTGGGAGTGTCCACCCTCTGCCTGGAGTAAGTCTGTATTTCTATCACACATGCGCCATTAATTTGCGCGCCGCATGATGCCCTATATCTGCACTTAGTGTGTCATGATACCTTGCAAAAATGCATTAAGCCCAGACCTGATGCATAATTCATTGTGCAAAGGGTGTCGAGTTAGCTCATTTGCAGTGTTACAGCGTCAGGCTGGATGTCGATTTCCTGTAACCTGTGTTTAAATGGGattctctgcatgtttgtgtgtgtgtgtgtgtgtaggtttgcAGGGTATGACACCGGCGCCTGCAAGCAGCCTGCTCCTGTAGTGTACACCCTGAAGTTGCTGATTGGTGCCGCTCCAGTGGCCTTCATTGTTACAGGGTTAATGATCCTGGTCCTCTATCCCATCAGTGAAGACGTACGGCTCAGGAATAAACTCTGCCTGGAGGAGCTACGGTGAGCAGAAATCATAGATTTACacctgagaaaaaaacacaaactgttcaacctttaaaggagcactccacagattttacacatttagGTCAGCATACTCTGTGTAATCGCCATGAATAGCACTACTCagcttgtgaaaacagttgtatgtCTTCTGAGGTCTGGAGGGAGATTGATGATATTATCAGAGTTATTTTTTTACACGCTTAATGCTGCTACATGAAaaagatgtaaacaaataaagatATGAAATGTTAATTGCGAGAATTTCTACTTAAAAGCTAACATTTTTATGGGAAATGTTGCAAATACTTAGAATACGTAGAATATTTGTCAAGTATAATAAATTTAAGTAACATAAATGTAATAAGTTATTTTCCACCAGTGCCATTAATGTGTCCATGTTACTGATGTTCATGTCTCCCACAGGAAACAAAAGCATCAGCTCCAGGACCATGGAAGATTTGAATAATGTGTGACTTGGATCTTGAATGaagtgaattttaaaaaagccacGTATTCCAGTACCACAGCTGGAAGTTTGTTCTTTAGTGTATATTACACTGATAAATAGTTAAAttgttttactgtaaacattctttgtttcattttcacatgtactgtatagtCATCTTGGATTATAAATATATAAGAAGATTACCTAATTTATATAAATGaatgtatattattattatttgctgtGCTTAGCTCTACaacactgttatttatttacgATATATAATTACAAAGGATTGACATATGGAATGAATAAATGTTGTAGAGGTTGGTTGCTAGACCaccaatatgtgtgtgtgtgtgtgtgtg includes these proteins:
- the LOC108879694 gene encoding sodium-dependent lysophosphatidylcholine symporter 1-B-like, coding for MLPDVVDDFRLANPYSKGHEAIFYSFYVFFTKFAAGISLGVSTLCLEFAGYDTGACKQPAPVVYTLKLLIGAAPVAFIVTGLMILVLYPISEDVRLRNKLCLEELR